One Nicotiana tomentosiformis chromosome 4, ASM39032v3, whole genome shotgun sequence genomic window carries:
- the LOC104118798 gene encoding uncharacterized protein — protein sequence MESPPPSAAKVGRATIEKAVSALLKWKESQSKIQKAQLLPQDDFIYLNLTLKKIPPKPRTNAFRIPFPNPIHDPSSSELCLIIDDRPNSKLTSDAAKKIIKSQNIPISKVIKLSKLKTNYKPFEAKRKLCDSYDLFLVDRRIVHLLPNLLGKQFFKKKKLPLPLDLTHKNWKEQVERACGSGLFYLRTGTCCVMRVGKGSMESEQIVENVLEAIKGVVQVVPKKWDGVRSLHLRLSDSLALPLYQALPDIKLKIEGFKEKQAEEEVSGGLVEVKESEKKADQGSGNKKGKKNKGRIHEVRYMDFDTGVDELESDDDDDNDDVGNIAENVGNDAEEDNSDEDIEDDGVEKEKKRKTEKDAEKKAKKLKNAEKRGDVLSELNGEKKAKKLISAEKQKKSKLSLKDGKKNKKTSEVGKKLKDGPAKSKRSKIRA from the coding sequence ATGGAGTCTCCACCACCCTCCGCCGCCAAGGTCGGCCGTGCCACCATAGAGAAGGCAGTGAGCGCCCTCCTCAAATGGAAAGAATCCCAGTCCAAAATCCAGAAAGCCCAACTGCTCCCACAAGACGACTTCATCTACCTCAACCTCACTCTCAAGAAAATCCCACCAAAGCCTCGTACCAACGCTTTCAGAATCCCTTTCCCTAACCCTATTCACGATCCTTCCTCCTCCGAGCTCTGCCTCATCATCGACGACAGACCCAATTCCAAACTCACTTCGGACGCCGCGAAAAAGATCATCAAATCCCAAAACATACCCATCAGTAAAGTCATTAAGCTCTCGAAGCTTAAAACTAACTACAAACCCTTTGAGGCAAAAAGAAAGCTTTGTGATTCTTACGACCTTTTCTTGGTCGATAGGAGGATTGTCCATTTGCTTCCTAATCTTTTAGGGAAGCaatttttcaagaaaaagaaGCTGCCTTTGCCATTGGATTTGACACACAAGAATTGGAAGGAGCAAGTGGAGAGGGCTTGTGGGTCCGGGTTGTTTTACTTGAGGACTGGGACTTGTTGTGTGATGAGGGTTGGTAAGGGTTCAATGGAGAGTGAGCAGATTGTGGAAAATGTGTTGGAAGCAATAAAGGGTGTTGTTCAGGTGGTTCCCAAGAAATGGGACGGTGTGAGGAGCTTGCACTTGAGGCTTTCTGATTCTCTTGCATTGCCTTTGTATCAAGCTTTGCCTGATATCAAGCTCAAGATTGAGGGGTTTAAGGAGAAACAAGCCGAAGAAGAAGTGAGTGGTGGTTTGGTTGAGGTTAAGGAGAGTGAAAAGAAAGCTGATCAGGGGTCAGGGAATAAGAAGGGGAAGAAGAATAAAGGGAGGATTCATGAAGTTAGGTATATGGACTTTGACACTGGTGTAGATGAATTGGAgagtgatgatgatgatgataatgatgatgttgGTAATATCGCAGAAAATGTTGGCAATGATGCTGAAGAGGACAACAGTGATGAAGATATCGAGGATGATGGAGTTgagaaagaaaagaagaggaaaaCTGAGAAGGATGCTGAGAAGAAAgccaaaaagttgaaaaatgcTGAGAAGCGTGGTGATGTTCTGAGTGAGTTGAATGGAGAGAAGAAGGCCAAGAAGTTGATAAGTGCTGAGAAACAGAAGAAGAGTAAATTGTCTTTGAAAGATggaaagaagaataagaagactAGTGAGGTTGGGAAAAAACTGAAAGATGGGCCGGCAAAGAGTAAGAGAAGCAAGATAAGAGCATAA